The following proteins come from a genomic window of Chaetodon auriga isolate fChaAug3 chromosome 16, fChaAug3.hap1, whole genome shotgun sequence:
- the cramp1 gene encoding protein cramped-like isoform X1, with translation MVKRKKTSPTTEEHENGMTPGSREGIGVDGRRNPSRKPEGCDEEESGEQASEERSTKGDDGVEILNPSATGLSPGSAPVLPASPPNRAGLGSTQHPQTSAESAPPCHDQHHFLRSSVRPPSKRIRKDSIGSAVNGHGGAKSKGAENGSSTQGTVGQSGPVASSTGGVSKASKGQGSAEKEEQAGNQKRARRQWESWSAEDKNSFFEGLYEHGKDFEAIQNNIAMKYKKRGKPANMVKNKEQVRHFYYRTWHKISKHIDFATVYSRVLKKSSQELYGLICYAELRKKVGGLMDDKNVAKLNELIQQGATTVRSKGRNLRIKAPMCRALKKLCDPDGVSDEEDQKPVRLPLKVAVELQPRSNYSWARVQSLAHNPRLRMVVELHRKVSSLIEYLKQKWAYHDQRILNSLMEREALEGGQSSTASPSKSQREELFLFPAESSTLTTLPGVARVVHSKASCTVHWLESGKNRPNAKELPAAQILGIHTAPPLRTGTKSARGGTAAAAAAAAAGSAPVTVLGDSRRTEPLNTEPSQDNSTKLDERRPQSVSVSASSQQTVVSREEGTGMGPFEGARTSTCVEASGGLAVARSMEKLCSGTESSSEQCKEEQSTSTSSPEANQTPPAKPAVAGSEEGMSQGSAPAAKERAVEQIREEGWSARDAENVTLAELYLMFGKPGKLQLEYEWQPIAVPSNNQENGQALAQPKPNRTHRVLRCLLKLVATEVNPKPLAPELCSTATSPLKTHQEEQNQALTPPGKGPIAGVRSPSCGRQQASVRGARLHLPNAGASGGRSLPRSLLGSTAGSDSEGGVFAVPTTLPPNSSRHNRMFSPNKEAELAFRQQLDSISMQSDLFLSRQRKPRSRQLRKPLVVQRTLLPRTTGDTPQHVCSFSILSNSSATGTGSFRPIHTRLAPSSRPPLSKASPAAASSAAASQLSSAIDLAAKSAGIIPGSPCRELNSPSVDNSTLLTTTPIVDAEPDSQLLQHNIPENGVPPPSPGVSGGGDSLLSPPSVASLLDISLPGPPEEALAPGDPQTHISDSIIELAINSAHYGEEAALSPAKLGNSDSSKLLASSPSVSPSRGWIPSPSHDPQWYPSDSSDSTLGCLLSSMVSPDKGRRTTLTPSGPSSGTALLGPSLLDCNSHDSFQSRGLPDVAEMDSQLACMMSESSVDYIARFNDLAQELAVTEPSIPPP, from the exons ATggtgaagagaaagaagacGTCGCCTACTACCGAAGAGCACGAAAATGG CATGACACCGGGCTCCAGGGAGGGGATCGGTGTCGATGGGAGGAGGAATCCGTCCAGAAAGCCCGAAGGTTGCGACgaggaggagagcggagagCAGGCGAGCGAGGAGCGCAGTACAAAGGGAGACGACGGAGTGGAAATTCTTAATCCATCAGCCACGGGTCTCAGCCCCGGTTCGGCTCCGGTCCTCCCTGCCTCTCCACCGAACCGAGCCGGGCTAGGCTCGACCCAGCATCCCCAGACCTCAGCGGAGTCCGCCCCTCCGTGTCACGACCAGCATCATTTTCTCCGATCGAGCGTTCGACCTCCGAGCAAACGTATCCGGAAGGATTCAATCGGCTCGGCCGTCAATGGACATGGCGGGGCAAAATCGAAAG GGGCAGAGAATGGCTCCTCTACCCAGGGGACAGTGGGACAGTCAGGGCCTGTGGCCAGCTCCACGGGAGGAGTGTCCAAGGCCTCCAAGGGCCAAGGGTCTGCTGAGAAGGAGGAGCAAGCTGGTAACCAGAAGAGGGCCCGTCGGCAGTGGGAGTCCTGGAGCgcagaggacaaaaacagcttttttgaGGGACTCTATgag CATGGGAAGGATTTTGAGGCTATCCAGAACAACATTGCAATGAAGTACAAGAAAAGAGGCAAGCCAGCCAACATGGTTAAGAACAAGGAGCAGGTCCGCCACTTTTACTACCGGACCTGGCACAAGATCTCCAAACACATTGACTTTGCCACCG TGTACTCCAGAGTGCTGAAGAAATCCTCTCAAGAACTGTACGGCCTCATCTGCTATGCCGAGCTCCGCAAAAAAGTTGGAGGCT TAATGGATGACAAGAACGTGGCAAAGCTCAACGAACTCATCCAGCAGGG GGCCACCACTGTACGCTCCAAAGGGAGGAACTTGCGAATCAAAGCACCCATGTGCCGCGCACTGAAGAAACTTTGTGACCCAGACG GAGTGAGTGATGAGGAGGACCAGAAGCCGGTGCGACTACCCTTAAAGGTTGCTGTGGAGCTCCAGCCACGCAGTAACTACTCCTGGGCCCGCGTTCAGAGTCTTGCCCACAACCCTCGACTCAG GATGGTGGTGGAGCTCCACAGGAAAGTCTCCAGCCTCATTGAGTACCTGAAACAGAAGTGGGCGTACCATGACCAGCGGATT CTAAACAGTCTCATGGAGAGGGAGGCTCTGGAGGGTGGCCAGTCCAGCACAGCTTCTCCCAGCAAATCCCAGCGGGAGGAGCTCTTTCTTTTCCCGGCTGAGAGCAGCACCTTGACCACACTGCCTGGTGTGGCACGGGTGGTTCACTCCAAGGCTTCCTGCACTGTACACTGGCTAGAGAGTGGCAAGAACCGGCCTAACGCCAAGGAACTGCCGGCTGCCCAGATTCTGGGTATTCACACGGCTCCACCACTTCGGACTGGCACTAAATCTGCACGGGGAGGCACTGCTGCCGCCgcagctgctgccgctgctggtAGTGCTCCAGTGACTGTACTGGGTGATAGTCGTCGAACTGAGCCCCTTAACACTGAGCCTTCACAAGACAATTCTACAAAGCTTGATGAGAGGAGacctcagtctgtttctgtctctgcttcctctcagcagACTGTGGTTTCTAGGGAAGAGGGAACAGGGATGGGACCCTTTGAGGGGGCCAGGACCAGTACTTGTGTGGAGGCCAGTGGTGGTTTAGCAGTGGCCAGAAGCATGGAGAAGTTATGTAGTGGTACAGAAAGCTCATCAGAGCAGTGCAAAGAGGAGCAAAGCACCAGCACCTCCTCCCCAGAGGCCAACCAGACTCCTCCAGCCAAACCTGCAGTGGCTGGCTCAGAGGAGGGAATGTCGCAGGGCTCTGCACCAGCAGCCAAGGAACGGGCTGTTGAGCAGATCAGAGAGGAGGGCTGGAGCGCCCGCGACGCAGAGAACGTCACCCTGGCTGAGCTCTACCTGATGTTTGGGAAGCCTGGCAAGCTGCAACTGGAGTATGAGTGGCAGCCCATTGCAGTTCCCTCCAACAACCAAGAAAATGGACAAGCCTTGGCACAGCCAAAGCCCAACCGGACACACCGTGTTTTACGCTGCCTGCTCAAGCTGGTTGCCACTGAGGTCAATCCTAAACCTTTG GCTCCAGAGTTGTGCTCCACAGCCACATCACCGCTCAAGACCCATCAGGAGGAGCAAAACCAGGCCCTCACACCTCCAGGGAAGGGTCCCATAGCAGGCGTTCGCAGCCCCAGCTGTGGTCGGCAGCAGGCATCTGTCCGAGGGGCCAGGTTGCACCTGCCAAATGCTGGCGCTTCAG GTGGACGCAGCCTCCCCCGCTCTCTGCTGGGGTCGACTGCAGGCAGTGACTCCGAGGGTGGTGTGTTTGCGGTACCCACCACGCTGCCCCCTAACAGCTCGCGGCACAACAGAATGTTTTCTCCCAACAAGGAAGCTGAGCTTGCCTTCAGACAGCAGCTCGACTCTATCAGT ATGCAGTCAGATCTTTTCCTTTCTAGACAGAGAAAACCTCGAAGCAGGCAACTTCGGAAACCGCTTGTAGTTCAG CGAACACTCCTACCCCGAACTACAGGAGATACTCCTCAGCATGTCTGCtccttctccatcctctccaaCTCCTCTGCCACAG GAACCGGATCTTTCCGGCCAATCCATACTCGCCTGGCCCCTTCCTCCCGCCCCCCCTTGTCCAAAGCTTCCCCTGCAGCTGCCAGCTCTGCAGCGGCCAGCCAGCTCTCCA GTGCCATCGACCTGGCAGCTAAGTCTGCAGGTATCATCCCTGGCAGTCCCTGTCGGGAGCTGAATTCTCCCTCTGTTGACAACAGCACCCTGCTCACCACCACGCCCATTGTTGATGCTGAACCAGactctcagctcctccagcacaaTATCCCTGAg AACGGCgtgcctcctccgtctcctgGAGTGAGCGGTGGTGGggactctctcctctctccacccagTGTAGCCTCGCTCCTGGACATCTCCCTCCCTGGACCCCCTGAAGAGGCTCTTGCCCCCGGAGACCCTCAGACACACATCAGTGACTCCATCATCGAACTCGCCATCAACTCTGCCCATTATG GTGAAGAggctgctctctctccagccAAGCTGGGTAACAGCGACAGTTCCAAACTGTTggcctcttctccctctgtcagccCATCCAGAGGCTGGATCCCATCGCCCAGCCATGACCCCCAGTGGTACCCCAGCGACTCATCTGACTCCACACTGGGATGCCTTCTGT CCAGCATGGTCTCTCCTGATAAGGGCAGGCGGACCACCCTAACCCCCTCTGGCCCCTCCAGCGGCACGGCTTTGCTTGGTCCCAGCCTCCTGGACTGCAACTCCCATGATTCCTTTCAATCCCGTGGCCTTCCTGATGTGGCAGAA ATGGACTCCCAGCTTGCTTGTATGATGAGTGAGAGCAGCGTGGACTACATCGCTCGCTTCAATGACCTGGCTCAGGAGCTGGCTGTGACTGAGCCCTCCATCCCACCgccctga
- the cramp1 gene encoding protein cramped-like isoform X2 translates to MTPGSREGIGVDGRRNPSRKPEGCDEEESGEQASEERSTKGDDGVEILNPSATGLSPGSAPVLPASPPNRAGLGSTQHPQTSAESAPPCHDQHHFLRSSVRPPSKRIRKDSIGSAVNGHGGAKSKGAENGSSTQGTVGQSGPVASSTGGVSKASKGQGSAEKEEQAGNQKRARRQWESWSAEDKNSFFEGLYEHGKDFEAIQNNIAMKYKKRGKPANMVKNKEQVRHFYYRTWHKISKHIDFATVYSRVLKKSSQELYGLICYAELRKKVGGLMDDKNVAKLNELIQQGATTVRSKGRNLRIKAPMCRALKKLCDPDGVSDEEDQKPVRLPLKVAVELQPRSNYSWARVQSLAHNPRLRMVVELHRKVSSLIEYLKQKWAYHDQRILNSLMEREALEGGQSSTASPSKSQREELFLFPAESSTLTTLPGVARVVHSKASCTVHWLESGKNRPNAKELPAAQILGIHTAPPLRTGTKSARGGTAAAAAAAAAGSAPVTVLGDSRRTEPLNTEPSQDNSTKLDERRPQSVSVSASSQQTVVSREEGTGMGPFEGARTSTCVEASGGLAVARSMEKLCSGTESSSEQCKEEQSTSTSSPEANQTPPAKPAVAGSEEGMSQGSAPAAKERAVEQIREEGWSARDAENVTLAELYLMFGKPGKLQLEYEWQPIAVPSNNQENGQALAQPKPNRTHRVLRCLLKLVATEVNPKPLAPELCSTATSPLKTHQEEQNQALTPPGKGPIAGVRSPSCGRQQASVRGARLHLPNAGASGGRSLPRSLLGSTAGSDSEGGVFAVPTTLPPNSSRHNRMFSPNKEAELAFRQQLDSISMQSDLFLSRQRKPRSRQLRKPLVVQRTLLPRTTGDTPQHVCSFSILSNSSATGTGSFRPIHTRLAPSSRPPLSKASPAAASSAAASQLSSAIDLAAKSAGIIPGSPCRELNSPSVDNSTLLTTTPIVDAEPDSQLLQHNIPENGVPPPSPGVSGGGDSLLSPPSVASLLDISLPGPPEEALAPGDPQTHISDSIIELAINSAHYGEEAALSPAKLGNSDSSKLLASSPSVSPSRGWIPSPSHDPQWYPSDSSDSTLGCLLSSMVSPDKGRRTTLTPSGPSSGTALLGPSLLDCNSHDSFQSRGLPDVAEMDSQLACMMSESSVDYIARFNDLAQELAVTEPSIPPP, encoded by the exons ATGACACCGGGCTCCAGGGAGGGGATCGGTGTCGATGGGAGGAGGAATCCGTCCAGAAAGCCCGAAGGTTGCGACgaggaggagagcggagagCAGGCGAGCGAGGAGCGCAGTACAAAGGGAGACGACGGAGTGGAAATTCTTAATCCATCAGCCACGGGTCTCAGCCCCGGTTCGGCTCCGGTCCTCCCTGCCTCTCCACCGAACCGAGCCGGGCTAGGCTCGACCCAGCATCCCCAGACCTCAGCGGAGTCCGCCCCTCCGTGTCACGACCAGCATCATTTTCTCCGATCGAGCGTTCGACCTCCGAGCAAACGTATCCGGAAGGATTCAATCGGCTCGGCCGTCAATGGACATGGCGGGGCAAAATCGAAAG GGGCAGAGAATGGCTCCTCTACCCAGGGGACAGTGGGACAGTCAGGGCCTGTGGCCAGCTCCACGGGAGGAGTGTCCAAGGCCTCCAAGGGCCAAGGGTCTGCTGAGAAGGAGGAGCAAGCTGGTAACCAGAAGAGGGCCCGTCGGCAGTGGGAGTCCTGGAGCgcagaggacaaaaacagcttttttgaGGGACTCTATgag CATGGGAAGGATTTTGAGGCTATCCAGAACAACATTGCAATGAAGTACAAGAAAAGAGGCAAGCCAGCCAACATGGTTAAGAACAAGGAGCAGGTCCGCCACTTTTACTACCGGACCTGGCACAAGATCTCCAAACACATTGACTTTGCCACCG TGTACTCCAGAGTGCTGAAGAAATCCTCTCAAGAACTGTACGGCCTCATCTGCTATGCCGAGCTCCGCAAAAAAGTTGGAGGCT TAATGGATGACAAGAACGTGGCAAAGCTCAACGAACTCATCCAGCAGGG GGCCACCACTGTACGCTCCAAAGGGAGGAACTTGCGAATCAAAGCACCCATGTGCCGCGCACTGAAGAAACTTTGTGACCCAGACG GAGTGAGTGATGAGGAGGACCAGAAGCCGGTGCGACTACCCTTAAAGGTTGCTGTGGAGCTCCAGCCACGCAGTAACTACTCCTGGGCCCGCGTTCAGAGTCTTGCCCACAACCCTCGACTCAG GATGGTGGTGGAGCTCCACAGGAAAGTCTCCAGCCTCATTGAGTACCTGAAACAGAAGTGGGCGTACCATGACCAGCGGATT CTAAACAGTCTCATGGAGAGGGAGGCTCTGGAGGGTGGCCAGTCCAGCACAGCTTCTCCCAGCAAATCCCAGCGGGAGGAGCTCTTTCTTTTCCCGGCTGAGAGCAGCACCTTGACCACACTGCCTGGTGTGGCACGGGTGGTTCACTCCAAGGCTTCCTGCACTGTACACTGGCTAGAGAGTGGCAAGAACCGGCCTAACGCCAAGGAACTGCCGGCTGCCCAGATTCTGGGTATTCACACGGCTCCACCACTTCGGACTGGCACTAAATCTGCACGGGGAGGCACTGCTGCCGCCgcagctgctgccgctgctggtAGTGCTCCAGTGACTGTACTGGGTGATAGTCGTCGAACTGAGCCCCTTAACACTGAGCCTTCACAAGACAATTCTACAAAGCTTGATGAGAGGAGacctcagtctgtttctgtctctgcttcctctcagcagACTGTGGTTTCTAGGGAAGAGGGAACAGGGATGGGACCCTTTGAGGGGGCCAGGACCAGTACTTGTGTGGAGGCCAGTGGTGGTTTAGCAGTGGCCAGAAGCATGGAGAAGTTATGTAGTGGTACAGAAAGCTCATCAGAGCAGTGCAAAGAGGAGCAAAGCACCAGCACCTCCTCCCCAGAGGCCAACCAGACTCCTCCAGCCAAACCTGCAGTGGCTGGCTCAGAGGAGGGAATGTCGCAGGGCTCTGCACCAGCAGCCAAGGAACGGGCTGTTGAGCAGATCAGAGAGGAGGGCTGGAGCGCCCGCGACGCAGAGAACGTCACCCTGGCTGAGCTCTACCTGATGTTTGGGAAGCCTGGCAAGCTGCAACTGGAGTATGAGTGGCAGCCCATTGCAGTTCCCTCCAACAACCAAGAAAATGGACAAGCCTTGGCACAGCCAAAGCCCAACCGGACACACCGTGTTTTACGCTGCCTGCTCAAGCTGGTTGCCACTGAGGTCAATCCTAAACCTTTG GCTCCAGAGTTGTGCTCCACAGCCACATCACCGCTCAAGACCCATCAGGAGGAGCAAAACCAGGCCCTCACACCTCCAGGGAAGGGTCCCATAGCAGGCGTTCGCAGCCCCAGCTGTGGTCGGCAGCAGGCATCTGTCCGAGGGGCCAGGTTGCACCTGCCAAATGCTGGCGCTTCAG GTGGACGCAGCCTCCCCCGCTCTCTGCTGGGGTCGACTGCAGGCAGTGACTCCGAGGGTGGTGTGTTTGCGGTACCCACCACGCTGCCCCCTAACAGCTCGCGGCACAACAGAATGTTTTCTCCCAACAAGGAAGCTGAGCTTGCCTTCAGACAGCAGCTCGACTCTATCAGT ATGCAGTCAGATCTTTTCCTTTCTAGACAGAGAAAACCTCGAAGCAGGCAACTTCGGAAACCGCTTGTAGTTCAG CGAACACTCCTACCCCGAACTACAGGAGATACTCCTCAGCATGTCTGCtccttctccatcctctccaaCTCCTCTGCCACAG GAACCGGATCTTTCCGGCCAATCCATACTCGCCTGGCCCCTTCCTCCCGCCCCCCCTTGTCCAAAGCTTCCCCTGCAGCTGCCAGCTCTGCAGCGGCCAGCCAGCTCTCCA GTGCCATCGACCTGGCAGCTAAGTCTGCAGGTATCATCCCTGGCAGTCCCTGTCGGGAGCTGAATTCTCCCTCTGTTGACAACAGCACCCTGCTCACCACCACGCCCATTGTTGATGCTGAACCAGactctcagctcctccagcacaaTATCCCTGAg AACGGCgtgcctcctccgtctcctgGAGTGAGCGGTGGTGGggactctctcctctctccacccagTGTAGCCTCGCTCCTGGACATCTCCCTCCCTGGACCCCCTGAAGAGGCTCTTGCCCCCGGAGACCCTCAGACACACATCAGTGACTCCATCATCGAACTCGCCATCAACTCTGCCCATTATG GTGAAGAggctgctctctctccagccAAGCTGGGTAACAGCGACAGTTCCAAACTGTTggcctcttctccctctgtcagccCATCCAGAGGCTGGATCCCATCGCCCAGCCATGACCCCCAGTGGTACCCCAGCGACTCATCTGACTCCACACTGGGATGCCTTCTGT CCAGCATGGTCTCTCCTGATAAGGGCAGGCGGACCACCCTAACCCCCTCTGGCCCCTCCAGCGGCACGGCTTTGCTTGGTCCCAGCCTCCTGGACTGCAACTCCCATGATTCCTTTCAATCCCGTGGCCTTCCTGATGTGGCAGAA ATGGACTCCCAGCTTGCTTGTATGATGAGTGAGAGCAGCGTGGACTACATCGCTCGCTTCAATGACCTGGCTCAGGAGCTGGCTGTGACTGAGCCCTCCATCCCACCgccctga